The following nucleotide sequence is from Longimicrobium sp..
GGGGCGCAGCCCGCGCGACGCGCGCAGCGAGGCGGTCACGTCGTTCATGGCGCGCGCCCGGCGCACCCCCGCGGCGGGAACTACCGTCATCTCCATCCACCCCTGGTCCGCCTCCAGGTGCTTGACCGCGGCGGTGTACGGGGCAGTCAGCCACTGGTCCGTCTCGTCCGCGAAGGCGTTGCCGCGCTCGCGGTAGACGCCCACCACGCGAAAGGGGACCCCCGCCAGCCACACCGCGTCGGACGCGGGCACGGCGCGGCCGAACACCTCCAGCGCCAGCGCCTCGGAGAGCACCACCACGCGCGCGGAGCGCTCCACCTCGGAAGGGAGGAAGTTGCGCCCCCACACGAACGTCCCCGCGCGGTACTCCGCCCACTGCGCGCCGGTCCCCTCCACGTCCAGCCCCGTCACCGTGGTGCGCCCCACGCGCAGGCTGGCGGTGGCGGATACGGAGGGGATGGCGGTCTGCACCGACGGGAGCGCGGCGATCTGCTGCACCTCGCGCATCGTCAGCGGCGAAGTGCCGGCCCAGGGAGAGCGCCCCTCGCCCATCGAGGCCAGGCTCACCTCGGCCATGTCGAAGCGCTCGACGACGAAGTTGTCCGGGCCGATGGACACCAGGTCCTCCGTCACCACGCCGCGCACGCCGGTGATGACCGAGGCCACGGCCATCACCGTCCCCACGCCGATCACCATGCCGGCGGTGGTGAGCAGCGCACGCACCTTGTTGCCGCGCAGCGCGTCGAAGGCGATCTGCACTCCGTGGAGCGCGGCGGAAAATCCCATGGCGACGTTCATTCGTGCCCCAGCGCGACGAC
It contains:
- a CDS encoding ABC transporter permease; the encoded protein is MNVAMGFSAALHGVQIAFDALRGNKVRALLTTAGMVIGVGTVMAVASVITGVRGVVTEDLVSIGPDNFVVERFDMAEVSLASMGEGRSPWAGTSPLTMREVQQIAALPSVQTAIPSVSATASLRVGRTTVTGLDVEGTGAQWAEYRAGTFVWGRNFLPSEVERSARVVVLSEALALEVFGRAVPASDAVWLAGVPFRVVGVYRERGNAFADETDQWLTAPYTAAVKHLEADQGWMEMTVVPAAGVRRARAMNDVTASLRASRGLRPMDRSTFTLTEQEGVQEMFDDTTRMFFVVMLLLSSIGLMVGGVGVVAIMMISVTERTREIGVRKALGATRRAILWQFLVETVTVTVVGGAAGIVLAGGGALLLARFTPVPAAVPLWSVIAGLTVCAGCGLVFGVVPANRAARLDPVAALRHE